The DNA region CACCTTGGAATAATTCAGCTGCATTCATCAATGGAATAGAGGTTGTTTCTGTGCCTAGTGGGGAATTTCCTAGCACCAAAGTAATGCCTGTTCCTTTCGGGGAACATCCAAACATAGCTTTTGAGACAGCGTATATATCGTATAAACATGGGAGGACGTGGGAGCCAGATCATGCTTTTCTTCTCAACCTGCAGCGGCACGAAGCTTCAGTGCTGATCCCGGATCCATCAGGTACCCTGATGGAGTTTCGATCGACATTGCACCCATTTGGGTTTATGCCACAGCTCAAGGAATGGCAGATGCAAAGGTCAGCAATCAGAAAATCAACATATCATGGGCATTCGACGTCGAAAAGGACATCAGTTATCTGATCAGATTGCACTTTGGCAACATTGTGACGTTTGATCTTCAATGTGTATATCAACCAACAATCTGCTTTAGACTCTTTTGATATCTCAAGCAGGACAAAGAAATTATCAGCAGCTTATTCGTAGATTTCGTGACTAATGTATCCGTGGATGAAAATCGGATTTTTGTTCAAGTAGGTCCTCCTATGCTGAGGGATCTCCCTTTCAATgcaaatttgaatggattggaGATTATGAAAATGAGCACTCGTAGAGACAGCCTTGATGGGACCTTCCAGCGAATAACAACGCAGATTTGAAATCCCAGGGCAGGCAGAAAAAGTGGATGCTGCTGTCAATTTGTGCTTCTTCAGCAGGATTTGTAGTTTTGGTACTCATCTCAGTTGCTTTCTTTTTGTGCTTCTTCAGCAGGATTTGTGCTTCCTCAGTGCTCGGCCTGGCTGTCATTCCCTAGCCAGTGGGGAATTTCGATTCAAAAGTTTCCATTGGCAGTTATGATTATTCCACAGCACACTCTTGTTTGCGCCGCATTTTTGCTTTTGCGGAGATTCGTGAAGCAATCAAGAATTTTGACAAGAGCTTGGTCTTGGGAGTAGGGGGATTTGGCATGGTTTACACGGGAGTGCTAGAAAATGGAAATGTGGTTGCAGAGTATAGTGTGGAAACCCGCGTGCCCAACAAGGCCCTACCGAATTCAGGACAGAATCGACATGCTGTCAAAGCTCAGGCACAGACATTTGTCTTCTCTCATACGCAACTGCGAAGAACTGAACAAAATGATCCTTGTTTATGAGTACATGGTCAAAGGTCGTCTGTGAAGGCACTTGTATGGTTCGAATCTTCCTCAGATTACTTGGAAACAAAGGCTTGAAATCTGCATTGGAGCTGCAAAGGGGCTGGCATTAACTTCACAATGGAGTAGCAGATAGCATAATTCATCACGACATGAAAACAACAAACATGCTTCTTGATGAATGCCTCACAGCGAAGGTGGCTGATTTTGGATTGTCAAATTTAGGCCCTGCTTTGGATCAAACACATGTGAGCACTGCAGTGAAGGGGAGCTTTGGATATCTTGATCTGGATTACTATCGCCGGCAGCAGCTAACGGAGAAGTTAGATGTGTACTCTTTTGGAGTAGTTTTACTAGAGGTCTTATGTGCTAGGCCACCTATATACCCTGCCCTCCCTCGAGAGCAAGTTAACATAGCAGAATGGGCAATGAGTTGGCAAAAGAAGGGAAGATTAGAGAAAATTATAGACCCCCGTCTTCAAGGACATGTGAATCTTGAATCCTTGCGAAAATTCGGAGAACAGCTGAGAAGTGTTTGGCTGAATATGGAGTTGAGAGGCCAACAATGGGGGATGTTTTGTGGAATTTGGAGTACTCTCTTCAACTGCAAGAGGCTTCTACACAGAGCTTTTCGTCCAAAAACATTGCGAATTACATTCCGGATATGCCAGAATGGCTTCCGGAAATTCGAAATGGCAATGGTTGTGGTGGTGAGGGCATTAGTGATGAAGAATCTGATGCAACTTCAAGTGCAGTCTTTTCAGAGTTATTGGATCCAAGAGGGAGAGAGGAGCTGATTCATCACACATACTTTAACTTACTATACCAATATATTGTTTCTTCTTTATTCTTAATTTCATAACTTGTATTGTGGGATCAAAGTGCAAAGGAAATTTGAAGATCAAACGGTCCTTTTTCTTGGGAAATTTCACACTTCCAATTCAAACTTCATGCAGGCGATCATACTGATGAGTTTCAATTCGTGCATGTAATATTTAACGTTGTCACATGACATACTTGTTCACtctctttttgtatttttttgagAGAAACGATTGTAGTAGATTGATTTTAAGGCCAAAGAAATCCAAGAAAACAGTACAAGTGGATTACATAACATCCTCCATAAGGAGGTCAATAATGAAACTAGGAGCATGGACAAGCCATTCGAAATGACTGCCAATATTTAGACTGAACCTAGCTATCCTATGAGCAACAGTGTTGGCTTGACAGCGGGCAGAAAGATCTTCAGTGATTGCCGCAAGCAAACTCTTTGAATCTTCAATAATATGCCCCAATGGAGATACATTAGTAGACGAATCATTAAGAGCAGCCACAATCTGAAGAGAGTCACCTTCCATAGAAAGCCCATTGACGCCGCCCAAACCACGCACTCACGAGCTGCCAAAGCTTCCGCCATTAGTGGAGAAGAGACGTCCTGCCAATTCCAGCAGCGAGCCTCAACAAATTTCCGAATTCATCCCTAGCCATGATGCCAGCACCTCCCACTAGAGAGTCCCGGTTCCAGGCTCCAATTTAATTTCAGACAACCAGACGGTGGTAAAGACCATTTGAAAGGATCAGGATCCATAGAGTGGGATTGACTTGGACAAGCTTGCACGCGCAAGTATTCCTGCCACCAAGCAATCGAGCGAGCAACCATAAGATCCTTGGAATCACAAGTGTCCTTCCATAGCATGTGATCACATACTTTATAATActtattcatttacttatattatGTGAAAATATAACCCATGTGATCACGTATTTTATAATACGTGAGCTTTCAGTATTAttatctttcatctcaaatgaCAAAACATGTTAGAAAATCAATGCTGGTGAGATCTTTAGAAGATGTAGTGATCGAGCTGAAATACTAGTTCATCTTGGTATAAAGAGGTTGCAACTTTAAAATTTTTTAGAGACACTATACATACTAGAAAAGTCTAACAagtttaggaaaaaaaaaagaaaaaaagaaagaaaattcaacAAGTACTTTATGGAAATGCAAAGTCTTTAAGCTCATTTAacagtgcttttaaaataattaaaagtgttGTAAATAGTGAGTATGTATGCCCACATGTATACAGTAAACTTTTCACATGATTAATagtgtaatttgtttgtttccaAGGTACTTGCTTTATAAATAGAGCATTACGAgtgttaaacaaaaaaaagaacaacaagaaaagaaagaaagctagAATATTTTCAGTATCCTCTTTTGATATTCAATGTGTATATCAACCAACAATCTGCTTTAGACTCTTTTGATATCTCAAGCAGGACAAAGAAATTATCAGCAGCTTATTCGTAGATTTCGTGACGAATGTATCCGTAGATGAAAATCGGATTTTTGTTCAAGTAGGTCCTCCTATGCTGAGGGATCTCCCTTCCAATgcaaatttgaatggattggaGATTATGAAAATGAGCACTCGTAGAGACAGCCTTGATGGGACCTTCCAGCGAATAACAATGCAGATTTGAAATCCCAGGGCAGGCAGAAAAAGTGGATGCTGCTGTCAATTTGTGCTTCTTCAGCAGGATTTGTAGTTTTGGTACTCATCTCAGTTGCTTTCTTTTTGTACAGGCGGCGAATCCATCAGAGGAAGCAAAGGCCTCAGTGCTCGGCCTGGCTGTCATTTCCTAGCCAGTGGGGAATTTCGATTCAAAAGTTTCCGTTGGCAGTTATGATTATTCCACAGCACACTCTTGTTTGCGCCGCATTTTAGCTTTTGCGGAGATTCGTGAAGCAACCAAGAATTTTGACAAGAGCTTGGTCTTGGGAGTAGGGGGATTTGGCATGGTTTACAAGGGAGTGCTAGAAAATGGAAATGTGGTTGCAGTATAGTGCGGAAACCCGCGTTCCGAACAAGGCCCTACCGAATTCAGGACAGAAATCAACATGCTGTCAAAGCTCAGGCACAGACATTTGGCTTCTCTCATACGCAACTGCGAAGAACTGAACGAAATGATCCTTGTTATGAGTACATGGTCAAAGGTCGTCTGTGAAGGCACTTGTATGGTTCGAATCTTCCTCCGCTTACTTGGAAACAAGGGCTTGAAATCTGCATTGGAGCTGCAAAGCGGCTGGCATTACCGTCACAAAGGAGTAGCAGATAGCATAATTCATCACGACATGAAAACAACAAACATGCTTCTTGATGAATGCCTCACAGCGAAAGTGGCTGATTTTGGATTGTCAAATTGAGGCCCTGCTTTGGATCAAATACATGTGAACACTGCAGTGAAGGGGAGCTTTGGATATCTTGATCTGGATTACTATCGCCGGCAGCAGCTAACGGAGAAGTTAGATGCGAACTCTCTCGGAGTAGTTTTACTAATGGTCTTATGTGCTAGGCCACCTATAAACCCTGCCCTCCCTCGAGAGCAAGTTAACATAGCAGAATGGGCAATGAGTTGGCAAAAGAAAGTAACTTAGAGAAAATTATAGACCCCCGTCTTCAAGGACATGTGAATCTTGAATCCTTGCGAAAATTCGGAGAACAGCTGAGAAGTGTTTGGCTGAATATGGAGTTGAGAGGCCAACAATGGGGGATGTTTTGTGGAATTTGGAGTACTCTCTTCAACTGCAAGAGGCTTCTACACAGAGCTTTTCGTCCGAAAACAGTGGGAATTACATTCCGGATATGCCAGAATGGCTTCCGGAAATTCGAAATGGCAATGGTTGTGGTGGTGAGGGCATTAGTGATGAAGAATCTGATGCAACTTCAAGTGCAGTCTTTTCAGAGTTATTGGATCCAAGAGGGAGAGCGGAGCTGATTCATCACACATACTTTAACTTACTATACCAATATATTGTTTCTTCTTTATTCTTAATTTCATAACTTGTATTGTGGGATCAAAGTGCAAAGGAAATTTGAAGATCAAACGGTCCTTTTTCTTGGGAAATTGCACACTTCCAATTCTAACTTCATGCAGGCGATCATACTAATGAGTTCCAATTCGTGCATGTAATATTTAACGTTGTCACATGACATACTCGTTCACTTACtctttttgtatatatatatttttttgagaGAAACGATAGTAGTAGATTGATTTTAAGGCCAAAGAAATCGAACAAGAACATTACAAGTGGATTACATAACATCCTCCATAAGGAGGTCAATAATGAAACTAGGAGCATGGACAAGCCATTCGAAATGACTGCCAACAATATTTAGACTGAACCTAGCTATCCTATGAGCAACAGTGTTGGCTTGACAGCGAGCAGAAAGATCTTCAGTGATTGCGGCAAGCAAACTCTTTCAATCTTCAATAATATGCCTGAATGGAGATACATTAGTTGACGAATCATTAAGAGCAGCCAATCTGAAGAGGGTCACCTTCCATAGAAAGCCCCTTGACGCCGCCCAAACCACGCACTCACGAGCTACCAAAGCTTCCGCTATCAGTGGAGAAGAGACGTCCTGCCAATTCCAGCAGCGAGCCTCAACAAATTTCCGAACTCATCCCTAGCCATGATGCCAGCACCTCCCACTAGAGAGTCCCGGTTCCAGGCTCCAATTTAATTTCAGACAACCAGATGGTGGTAAAGACCATTTGCAAGGACCAGGATTCATAGAGTGGTATTGACTTGGACAGCTTGCATGCGCAAGTATTCCTGCCACCAAGCAATCGAGCGAGCAACCATAAGATCCTTGGAATCACAAGTGTCCTTCCATAGCATGTGATCACGTACTTTATAATActtattcatttacttatattatGTGAAAATATAACCCATGTAATCACGTATTTTATAATACGTGAGCTTTCAGTATTAttatctttcatctcaaatgaCAAAACATGTTAGAAATCAATGCTGGTGAGATCTTTAGAAGATGTAGTGATCGAGTTGAAATACTAGTTCATCTTGGTATAAAGAGGTTgcaactttaaaaaaatttagagaCGTACACTATACATACTAGAAAATTCTAACaagtttagaaaaaaaaaaaaaattcaacaagtaCTTTATGGAAATGCAAAGTCTTTAAGCTcgtttaaaagtgcttttaaataattaaaagcatttttaaaaaaaatatttttaagttttaaaagacATTTTTATGTTGAAAATGCTAGTGGGTTAGTGAATGCCCACAATGCCTTGGTAGATTTTTCAATGCCCACAAATGTGATGTAGACTTTGGAAATAAAAGGATTGTATTTTCAAAGTTATGAGTTGTAAATTTCAAGCTGTAAGAACCTGTTTGTATGGAgccgctctataaatagagcgctCTGACTGCTATTAAATGACAAAAAGATATACTGAGAAGAAAGGAAAGATTAATAACTTCAGTATCTATTCCTccctcttttatttgtcatcctCTTGTACTATAGTttcagtgtgatattttacaccTATTTTGCTTCTGTCActagtaaaggttatctctctaacttttacatatttataacacgttatcagtatGAGTCTCTAAAACCTAACCATTTCTCATTTCTCTTCGCCgaacgaaagaaagaaaaaaaaaagtttcctcCAAGGATTTTACTATTCATATTCTTTCTCTACCTTAACTGCGCAATATACCCTCGCAACGAATTGTTTGCTCCATGCCTGCTTTTAGTTCTCAACCTAAAAGTTACAtacatctttgatttcttgtttgatgTAGATCTTGATTACTAAcccaatatttatttatgttgattttattgcaatccaagatggtgcggtacaatcgcccatcttgaactgcaaatttaatcttactgcaatccaagatggtgcggtatcatcgcctatcttggactgcagatctaATTTGACTGCAAATTTTAGTTGGAGTGGTATAATCGCTCACCTTGCTATgcgtatttaaattttcctgctaCTGGAGTGGTGCAGAATAATCGCCCATCCTATGTTATATTatttcaatgagaatggtgcAGTACAATATCCCTCATCATTCATCTTGaaaatctcgagcctgaagtttcgagtacttatcattttggcttgaagatcaaaatgaaaaacttgtaagaaccagaagttctaacactacATACCTCCAAAATACATATTATtacaagttcttacacatctcatttttctttcaaaaaataaaatggcGAACTTGacaaagcttgattttgctgccctggacattacagggaagaattaccttacctaggtactggataccaagatccatctggaagcagggaatcttggagataccattaAGGAAGAAAATagctcatcctctcaagatcaGGCGAAGGTCATGATCTTTATTCGTCGCCATCTTGATAATGGACTAAAGAACGAGTACTTAACGGTTAAAGATCTGTTAGCTTTCTGGAAGAAATTGAGaaacagatacaatcaccagacaaaGGTGATTCTTCCAATGGCTCGCTATGAgtggactcacctaaggatccaggatttcaagttagtggctgagtacaattctTCGTTGTTTagaattacctctcagatgaagctcTGTGGGGATACCATCACTGAGGAAGATATGCTagaaaagactttcagcacatttCATGCCTCTAACGTGATCCTGCAGCAGCAGTATAGATCGCGAGGCTTCAttgaatacaaccagctgatatctgtgctTTTGGTAGCTAAACAAAACAATAAGCtcctgatgaaaaatcatcagtcCCAATCTATTGGATCTGCATcattcccagaagtgaatgctgCTTCCCTCGAAGTGAATGCCACATCATCTGGTGGCGATAATCATAAATGAGGATGTGGCCACAACCGAGGTCGGTGGAACAGGAAAGGTAAGAACCATGGTGGTCAGTCTCACAACCAAGTTCCAAGGCAAAATTTAAGCCCGAGCTTCAAAAATGTGAATCGCTATAAAGGCAAAGCTCACATGAACAACGCTCCCTGAAATTCTAAAAGAGCTTGCCATATGTGTTGTGGTCATGGGCATTGGGCGCGTACTTGTCGTGCCCCAAAACATCTGGTAGATCTATATCAAGCCTTCCTCAAGGAGAAAGGTGTTGAGACTAATTTTCTCGACCAGACtaaaccaatggatatacctgatccaATGTACGACTTATCAGGGCAGTTGAACACAACTCACCTAGATGTTTCAGACTTTATTGTGGAAATGAGGAATGAAGTATACCGATCCGACTGAAtcatttatgtttgatgtacttttattattctgaacttgtagtttaatattcaataaaagtggcattCAAATTGCATgttataagttgtttttaaccGTGATCCCCTTTTACTCAGAAAGCATGGATAAAAAACTATGGTTATTCTCATAacatgagaaatgacaaagatatttgtcttgcagacagcgcaaccacacatacaatacttcgtgatcgaaagtatttcttAAGCTTGATGCTTACAAGAGTaagggtaacaacaatatcaggcaaATTAGATGTAATTGAAGGTTCAGGGAAAacccagattatgttaccaaatggaataATATTGTCCATACAAGATGCGTTGTATGCTACTCGATCTACTCGAaagttgttgagtttcaaagacatacgtttaaatggataccacattgaaacaaaaagtgcagaaaatgtaaagtatctatgcattacctccaatgatactcagaagcgtatattggagaagttgcgtggtttgtcgagtggattgtattatacatacataaagacagttaaatcacatactgtcatgaaccagaagttcattgattcaaaaatTTACATGTTTTAGCATGACCGTCTAGGTCATTCAGGATCCACCATGGTGCGtaggatcattaccaactctaatggacatccattattgagcagacatATTGCTATCACAAATGATAACCCTTTTAAAGCTTGTTCtaaagggaagttggtaatcagaccatcacaactaaatgTTGAttctgaatccccatcatttttgcaaagaattcaaggggatatttgtggacctattcaaccatcttgtggaccatttcgatattttatgattttggttgatgcatctaccagatggtcacatgtttgtctcttgtctactcgaaatgtagcttttgcgagacttcttgctcagataattaagttacGATCACAGTTCCCAGATTACCCCATTAAGTTaatccgacttgataacgctggtgaatttacgtctcaaacctttgatgattactgcatgacattgggcattgatgttgaacaccctgttcctcatgtccatactcaaaatggtctagcagaagcattgatcaagcggcttcagttaatagctcgcactctgcttatgaaaacaaaattgccagtttctgcacgaggacatgccatcttacatgctacatcattggttcgattgagacctatagccaaccaccaatactcctcagtacaactcatgtttgggcatcagccaaacatttcacatttacgagtttttggttgtgctgtttatgtgcctattgcacccccgcaacgcactaaaatgggacctcagcgtagactgggaatttatgtgggttttgattcaccatctatcattagatatttggaacccctgacatgtgatatgtttacaactcgttttgctgattgtcactttgatgagacagtcttcccgttaTTAGGGGGGAGAAAAGATCGTTCAAGAAGAACGGAAagagctgacatgggttgttcccacattgtctcattttgatccacgtagcactcaatgtgaaaatgaagtgaaaaagattgttcatcttcaaagcattgccaatcaaatgccagatgcatttaatgatgttatgaaagtgacaaaatcacatataccagctgcaaatgcacctgcaaggATTGATGTCCctattggacaaaataaagtggtaaCGAATGATTCATCTAGTGCACGCCTGAAGCATGGTAGATCCctaggttcaaaagattcagcccctcgaaagagaaagacaatggcacagctgaatccaaatgaaatcatgagagaatgaatgacaaatctacaattcatgattctggacttccagaaaaagaaaatgtctttAATGAGACACATGCCTCTGAAGAGATAGTAATACATGAGAGCAAAtaaatctccataaattatgcatgtactaatgaattgtgggatcataatgaaataatcatcgacgaTATGTTCGCATTCgcagtagccactgaaatcatattaagtgatgatattgagctccactctgttgatgaatgtaaacaaagacaagattggcctaagtggaaagatgcaatccagggaaaattaaattccttggaaaggcgaagtgtttttggaccagtagttCAAACTCCGCCTGATGTAAATCTcgtgggttacaaatgggtattcataagaaaacgcaatgagaaaaacgagattgcaagatataaagcacgactcgttgcacaaggtttttcgcAAAGACCTagaattgattatgaggagacatactctcctgtaacggacgcaattacgttccgttatttaataagtttagtggtttcagaaaaacttgacatgtgACTTACGGATGTTatcaccgcgtatctatatggagaattagatactgacatatatatgaaagtcttAGAAGGACTTAAGTCGCCTGAAACAACTAACAAATCACGAGGTAtgctctcaatcaaattaaggcgatcattgtATGGGCTGAAATAATCTGGACGaatggtataatcgtctcagtgagtatttgatcaaagaagggtataccaacaatgtcatttgcccttgtgtgttcgtTAAGAAATCCAACAcaggatttgctatagtggcagtatatgttgatgatgtgaaCCTAGTTAGAACCCCTGAAGAGCtcaataaaactgctgaatatctgaaaagcgaatttgaaatgaaagatcttggaAAAACGAAATTTTGTCTTGGCCTGtagatcgagcattgtgctagtggaattttggtccaccaatcagcttacattgaaaaaatcctgaagcgatttggcatggataaggcttatccactcaacacgccaatggtcgttcgttatctggacattaagaaagactcattatgtccaaaagaagatgatgaactggtcattggtccagaagtaccatatttgagtgcaataggtgctttattatATTTAgtacaatgtactagaccatatatagctttttcagttaacttgttagcaAAGTATaactctgctccaacaattcatCATTGGAAGGGTGTCAAAGATGTATTGCGATACCTTCATGGGACAACAGACATGGGTCTATTCTACTCAGAGAAATCCACAAATGACCAGATCCTTGTTGGATATGCAGATGCTGGTTTCCTCTCtgatccgcataaagcccgctcacaaactggatatgtgttcaagaaTAGAGATACAGCAATCTCATGGCGCTTAACAAAGCAAACactagttgctacatcttccaatcacttagaaatacttgttttacatgaagcaagtcgtgaatgttcttagttaagatcaatgatccatcatatccggaattcatgtggtctaccttcgAAGACAGacaaaccaattttcatccatgaagataatgcagcctgtgttGCCCAAATAAAGGAAGGATTCATTAAGagcgataagactaaacacatgtctccaaagtttttcagcgcacatgagcttcagaaggctaaagttattgaagtcagacaaatccgttctAATGAAAATCTGGCAAACTTGTTCACCAAGTCCTTACCGAAATGCACGTTTCAAAGTTAGTGCAAAGTATTGGATTACGTCGACTTACCAAACAGTTAAATTTGGAGAATgcggaatcagggggagatatatatcagggggagtatccatgatacatgcatgttgtactctttttccttcgactagggattttcccactgggtttttcttatcaaggttttaacgaggcaacataagcatacttaatattatatcaacaatccaggtaaagttgtactctttgtcCTTCGTTATGGTTTTTTCCCGCTGgatttttccaagcaaggttttaacaaggcaactgatgttgacatgtgggcatccaagggggagtgttgaaaatGCTGGTGGGTTAGTGAATGCCCACAGTGCCTTGGTAGATTTTTCAATGCCCACAAATGTGATGTAAACTTTGGAAACAAAAGGATTGTATTTTCAAAGTTATGAGTTGTAAATTTTAAGCTGTAAGAACCTGTTTGTATGGAGCCGATCTATAAATAAAGCGCTCCGACTACTATTAAATGACAGAGAGATATACTGAGAAGAAATGAAAGATTAATAACTTCAGTATCTATTCCTccctcttttatttgtcattcTCATGTGCTATAGTTTCAATGTGATATTGTACACATGCTTCGCTCCTGTCActagtaaaggttatctctctaacttttatatatttataacattttaattattttaaaagtatttcaaGTTGGAGAGAGGGAGTGGAATAACTTTTTCAATAGGGACAAACACTTGAATCATACAAATAATGCAAAATGATTGATCCCACTTAGCATCCAAGAATTGGTCGGTCCTAATATAACCCGAAAATTGAGGTAGTCATTTGTCGGCATACAAACAATTATTTTGGAACG from Malus domestica chromosome 01, GDT2T_hap1 includes:
- the LOC139189245 gene encoding uncharacterized protein; translated protein: MGDVLWNLEYSLQLQEASTQSFSSENSGNYIPDMPEWLPEIRNGNGCGGEGISDEESDATSSAVLDTKIHLEAGNLGDTIKEENSSSSQDQAKVMIFIRRHLDNGLKNEYLTVKDLLAFWKKLRNRYNHQTKVILPMARYEWTHLRIQDFKLVAEYNSSLFRITSQMKLCGDTITEEDMLEKTFSTFHASNVILQQQYRSRGFIEYNQLISVLLVAKQNNKLLMKNHQSQSIGSASFPEVNAASLEVNATSSGGDNHK